GCCCTCAAATTAATCATCTAGTATATGCAGACGATATAGTGATCTTTAGTGGTGGAAACAACAAATCAGTCAGGTTGATCATGAAACAAATTAGCAATTATGAGAAGTCTTCTGGTCAAAAGGCCAACAATGATAAGAGTTATTTCCTCATTGATCCTAAATCGAGAGCTCACAGAATTAACTGAATGAGAGAGGCTACAAGCTTCATGGTTAAGTCTTTTCCCTTCAATTATCTTGGGTGTTCTCTATATGTGgagagaaaaaaaattatttactttGATGCGATGGTGACTAAAATTGTCAAGAGACTCAACAGGTGGAAAAGTAAAATGTTAACTTGTGGTGGTATAATGGTTCTCGTCAAAAGCATCCTTTAATCTCTACCTATTTACACATTGTCTGCCATGAGTCCACCCAAAGGCACACTTGACctgattgaaaaatattttgcaagGTTCTTCTGGGGCACTTCAGCTGATAaaagaaaatatcattagagTGTCTGGAAGAACCTTTGTCTTCCCAAGGATGAAGGTGGAGTTGGCATAAGATCAATGCACGACATTAGCAGCACATTAGCCATGAAAAGATGGTGGAGATTTAGAACCAACAATTCACTTTGGTCCTCATACCTAAGATCTAAATATTGTATTAGGTCTCATTCGGTAAAGAAAAATGGCCCCAGGGGACTCGCATGCCTGGAAACATTTGACGCAAATTAGAAACAAAGTAGAGAATAATATTCGAGGGTGTATCAATGAGGGTAACAATAGTTTTTGGTGGGATAATTGGTCGAGAAAAGATGCACTTGCTGATCATTTTCCCCACAAAAGACACACTAAGTCTATCTTAGTAAAGGATTTCATCAAAGATGGTCAGTGGAATATATAGAAACTTAGAGGCACTCTCAATGATTAGATAATCACAAATATTTGTGCCATTGATATTGGTGATCAGAATAAAAAAGACTATGCTATCTGGGAAGCCTCGACCGATGGTCTATACACCAACAAATGTGTGTGGCAGCTAATAAGGAGCAGAAAACAAGAAAATGAAGCTCTGGAGAATATGTGGCTAAATAGTACCCCGTTCAAAATATCCTTCCTAGCTTGGAGACTATACTTTGGTAAGTTACCTTTTGATGATATTATTGCTAATTATGGTAATCATAATGTGTCCAGGTGTAAGTGTTGCGATAACCCAAAAAGAGAGACGGTGAAACATGTCTTTATTGAAGGAGATTCTGCTAAACACATCTGGATTTGTTTTGGGGCTCCTCTAGGCATTAAACATGAAAAATGGCACATGAGAAGAATCTTCAAGAACTAGTGGAAAGTGAAACCGAGGAATAAACTTCACAACTTCATCATACATGCATTACCGTTGGTCGTAAGTTGGGTCATTTGGAGTAGCTGGTGTTCATGTAGCTATGGGGATCAAAGGAATTTCTACATCAGGAAAATAGAACAGCAGGTCAGCTGGAACATTCAATCAGCTATTACAATGGCTTTTCCAAGATGCAAAGTGACATGGCCATGGTCTATATTCTGTGAAAAAGTGGAACTTTGGAGACCCACAACTATTATTAGTCAAGTCATATGGCAAAAACCACCAGCATGCAAGATTAAAGTGAACACAGATGGAAGTTTTATTATGGGAACAAGAAGGGAAGGAATAAGAGGCATTGTTAGGGACGAACAAGGAGATCTTTTAATAGCTTTTTCTGTACCAGTTCAAAGTAATAGTAATAACATGGCTGAAGCTTTGGCTGCAAAAAAGGGAGTACAATGGTGTACTTAGGAAGGCCATAATGGCTTCTATCGGGAAATTGACTCACAAATAGTAGCCAACATGCTCACAATGAGAGACACAAACAATCTCAGGCTTAATAAGATCATTGAAGACACTTCTCGGAGCATTAATCAAAGCCATATTCATGTTACCCACTGCTACAGAGAAGCCAACTTAGTGACTGACATGCTAGCCAAGAATGCAGCCTCTAGTGGAAACAGTGGAATTTTCTATACATTTCAACAACTTCCAAGGAATGTAAATGGTCCTTTTCTACTAGGCAAGTGGCAACTACCTAGTTTTAGAATTAGGTATGAAAAATCCAATTTCTTTGTAAGTTAATTTTCTCTTACTCTGACATGAGAGGAAAGATTTTGTTGTAATCCTCTCATCTTCGTTCGAAGACTCACTCTGGTCAGTCTTTAATTTTCATTTTTCTGGAGGTGAGGTCCATGTCCCCCTCCAATATACTTACACTATTTTTTTGTTGGAATAGACATGGTATGGGTCTCgccaacccccctcccccccacacCTCAAGAAGTGAAAACCTGGGTGATTggcttaacaaaaaaaaaaaattaaaaaaagtttTTTTACCAACAATAGTAAAAACTGGTACAAAATTCAGTTTCAAATATTCCAAATGAGAAAGACAGCAGCCAAAGGAGACAAAAACTCGGAATCAGAACCAAAGCAGTAACCAAACGTCCACTCAAATCTTTGCTTCTATTCAAACTCCATTTTTCTTTCTAAAGTTTCTTTAAAGAAATGAAGAAGCCAAATGTTTTGCAAACTCTCCGCTCAATAAAATCTTTTCATCAAGTCTTTATCatgtacccccccccccccccggttatttttcttcttctctgaTCTCCCCCTTTTTGTTCACAATTTTGTGTCTTTTTCAAAATATTTCTCCTCCCCCTTTTTTATGTGAATATGTGTATTACATATAGATGTGTGGGTTAATGGTGAGATGAGTGGGGGAAGTTAGGAAGAGATATATTAGGAGATAGTGAGAGAATTTGAGAAAATGGAGATGGGGAGGAGGAAATCGTGGGTTTTTAATTAGGATAGTCATTCATGTTGTATATTTTTAAGATTTACCCTTTTTCCGTTAGTTTTTAGTAATATTCTTTAAAAACTTTTTACTAActcttttttattaaataaaatgaaggtaatatatatatatatatatatatatatatatatatatatatatatatatatatatatatatatatattgattttattttattttttaaaaataaaattcatactctaagaatgtgagtttttttgtagttttttatttttttattaattatttttaagattaagataaaagtttaaaatattaatattagacctaaaagaaatatttacactaaaatagtatagaatttgggtgtggtAAAAAATTAATTGTTCACATTATAATACTATTTATATTTGTTTTGGTTTTATTACTTTGGTACAAGAAATAAATTCAATTTGGAATTTAAAAAACATTTTGGGCAGAAAGAAAATATATTAGGCCCATAGGTTTTCAAACTAATAAGCCCAAATCCTATCTAGCCGATGGGATAAAATAATGGACCATATAACAGATGCGAACTCCCCGTCCATCTCTTTTTCCGGCGAGCTCCTCGGCGATGTCTATCTCCGGCGAAATAGAGTCGTAAGTTCTCTCATTGTCTCTTTAAACCCTTTTGTTGTATAGTACGGATTATGAATTGCAGTGTGTGCTTCTATATGCTATTGGCTTGTAAAATTATGATGTTTGATCCAATTCGAACCAAAACTGAATCTGAAATGCGAAATTGGAGCTAAGATAAACTAAGAAAAGAGAAGAAGCTAGGGATTCTCATTCATAGTCTGAAAATGTAGCTCGAGCTCGATGCATATACTAGATTTAAGCTTCACAAGCATGATTAAGGAACTGGACTTGAAGTGACAAAATAGAGACTACAAACAGATCAATGTGTAGATAATACAACttatacacaaaaattatttggGTTAATACAATTTCTACACGTACTACTCACGCAAGCACAGCCACATTCTCTACTCTCAGTTCAGCTCACATCAATGTTCTATTAATCTGTCTTTAATTATTGCAAAGTTTCTGTAAATTTGTATTGGAATGAGGAAAAAGATATTACTGCCGTCAAAGATGAAAAAGTTAacatttttttgagttttttttttccagttttggaGGTGCTTAAAATTTCATGCATATGTCATCAATTTTATCCACACGGGAATTTGAGTTTGAAACTAGTGCGTTAGGCGATGCAATAGTTATTATTTAATAGTACTCTCTCTATCTGATAAATTCTGATGGGAAAAGATATTAAAGTTATTGTTAAAAACTAAAAAGTTAGTTTACTGGAGAAAACATCACATCATATTTAAAATTTGAGTAGTCTAAGGAAATTGAATATCTGAATGTGTGAAAGTTATATAAACAATGAGATGATGTTAAACGTTTTGGGACGTTCCAAAATGAGAAGAGGGACACATAAATTGGGATAGAAAATGCAGAGGAATTATTGATGGCCTACAAGGGCCATCTACTAGATTTAGGAGAAGAGTAAGAATGTTCTTTGAGAATTTACCggcattctttttttctttttaagtaaAATATGCTGGCGATTTTACTAGGCTTCAAGCTGCCCTATTATTGACTCGAGGTTTAAAGATGCCATACTATTTGCAAAAATGTCATGGTAGTGTGATGACAGTCAAATTATGCTGAGTTCTCTTCTTTCAGCGCTGCTACTATTCCGTCCATCTATTTTTCGGGCAATTCCTCGGCGATATCTATCTCCGTCGAAATCTATTAGTAAGTTCACTCATGGTCTCTTTCGCTTTCTTCTCTAGGATTCCTATTGTCTGATTCTAGTGAGACTAAAATCATAGCCCCCTTTTACAATTATTTGTAGTGATGTAGTACGGCTTATGAACTGCTGTATGTGCTTCTCTGAGTTTTCTGTTTCTTTACAATTTATTTGCATTCTCATTTGTATTCTATGTGATATTGGCTCATGAATTCTGATGTTCTATATATCTGCTTTTGATTATTGCAAAGTTTCTGTATTTTTATAATGGAATGAGGAAAAAGATATGGATGCCGTCAAAGATGAAATATTGACCTTTGTTGTGAGTTTGCCTCCTTTTTCAATCTGGAGGTACTTACAATTTCATGCTTTTGTCATCAATTCTATCCACACTGGCCACTTGAGTTTAGAAGTTAGTATGTTAGCAGATGTGAAAATTACTATCTTAATAATAAATACCCCTCCATataattttgatgaaaaaatattaaattcatGGTTAAAAAGTTAGTTTAATAGGGAAAACATATTATCAAACTTTAATTTGTGTAGGTTAAGGAATATGAGTTCTTGATAGTGTAAGAGTTATATAAAAATGAGATGATGTTAAACATTCTCGGACGTTCCTAAATGAAAAGAGGGACACACAAATTTAGATAGAGGGAGTAAACTTTTGTGTTATCAGTGAACTTTAATGGCAAAATGTTACTTCATTTTGGATTGATTTATAGATCAGTTTCCCTTAGCATTTATATCTTTTCGAATTTGTAGGTCTCAAACATTTCCACTTGTAAAGATAGGCTGGCTTCACACAACACTATAGGTTACTCTATTCGTTAAATTAATTGAGGGGTAATATTTATTCATCTTTTTTTTCCAGGGAAGTGAAGCTTGGAGAAAGCATGGGTAGCATCTTTGTTCCACCTCCACCTATCTTTGACTTTGAATCGCTTTGTTCAAAGTTTTTCTCTTAAAACTCTCTGTAAGTCTTTCTGGCCGTTGCCTGTGAACAGATTGAGAAGGACTCATGATCGCGATCCAACTATGCTGCCGTAGTTTATCTATTCACTCACATCATCTTCATTCCCTACCTGCTggtcctttttcttctttccgcttctctctttcttctctatcTCGGGTGGTAACCAAAAAGTCTGCTCAAAATGCAAACCGAGAAAATCCTGTTCTCCTTAACTACCTAATAAACACCTTGGACTTTCCAAAATCTAAAGCCCTGGCAGTATCCAACCGTTATCCTTGGGTCAAAAATGTTGAAAAAGCTGAATCGGTTGTCGATTTCTTCAAGTCCATTGGATTCACAGATGCACAAATCCAATCCGCTGTTCGTAATGTCCCACAAATCCTCCTGGCCGATGTTGAAAAGACACTCAAGCCAAAGATCCAACTATTACAAGAACTGGGTATCACTGGTTCTGATCTGGGTAGGCTAATTTCCACAAAGGCGATTATATTAACACGTAGTGTGGAGAAAATACTAAAGCCTTGCATTGAAGTTCTCGATAAAGTCCTTATAAACGGTACTGATAATGGTGATTGGTTCCGGGTTCTGCGAAGGTGCGATTGGGTTGTACATAAATCCCCTCACTTGAGACTGATTCCTAATATTTCATATCTGGAGAGCATTGGGATTGTTGAGTCTCAACTATCATCACTCTTGAAGAGACAACCTCATCTTTTTGCTTTGCCTGAATCTGAGCTTAAAAAGCTTGTCGCTAAACTTATAGATATTGGATTTTCTACTGATTCACGAATGTTGGTGCATGGACTTCATACTCTAGGTTGTATTAGTCATGAGTCTTTTTCGAGGAAATTGCTTTTGCTTCAGAGTTCTGGTTTCTCGATAAATGAGTGCATGGAAATGTTTAGGAGGGCACCAAGTTTATTCCGAAGTTCAGAGGAGAAAATAAGACTGGGACTAGTGTTTTTCTTGGAAACAATGAAGTTAAAGAAGTCAACTTTAGTACAGCATCCTACACTTTTGATGTTTAGCATGGAGGATAGAGTGATTCCCAGATATGAAGTTATTCAGCTGATAAAGTCAAAAAAACTTGCGAAGAAAGAGCCAAGTTTTTATTATGTGATGTGTTTGTCGGAGCATGTGTTCTTGGAAAAGTATATATTGAGATTTACTGAAAATGCAGAGGAATTATTGATGGCTTACAAGGGCCATATTCTAGATTTAGGAGAGGATTAAGAATGTTTGTTGAAAATTTTGCCcggcattttcttttcttttttgatcTGTAAAATTTGCTGGCAATCCTACTAGGAGTTGCCCTACTATTGACAAAAATATCATGCTAGTGTGATGACAATCTGGAATAAAAATGGTTGTGACATATCTCATTATGGTTATAGGCTTCGAAAGTGCATAGTGAAGGTGCACTCTGAACATGGAAAATGTTGGATCACCTGCTAATATTGTCAAATCTTTCTATAACAACCTCGTTTGTTTCGATATTTTTTTGCTGCTATATTGAAGTGCTGTTATAGAAGACATATATTATAACGTAACATAATAATCGGTTCCGAGATAACCtcggcttttatagtgaatgactattATATAAGGATGATGTTATAGAGAGCTGATTGTTTCACCATCTTAAATTTTAGTTTGTTGAATTCACAATTCTATTTCTATTTGTTACTTTGATGAAAAATGATGCTTCTGTGTAGGGCTGTTCAAAATTGAACCGTAACCATTAATCGAACCGTAAAAACGGTTTATTGGTATCGAGTTATCGAGGTAATGGTTGgtgaacggattgaaattttataattaacggcttaatgATTTGGGGGCGAATTACTCAATTTCCTTATCgaataaaccgttaacccgttatgAACTTTTATGTTTATACTTTTACCTGTATGGTCTTCTGCATGGTTTATCATAGATTCGCTGCCATTGTCTTCTGCATCAAATATTCAGTTGGTCATTTTTTTCTACTTGTTCTgctcatattctttgtcataaTATCCATGCTTGATAAGAGGAAGCAGTTGGTAGTCATATTTCTTAGGTTTCCGTGATCTTTTATATTCATATAACCGATAAGGTAGCCAAGGCATAGAACATGTAAGCTTCAAAAAAAATTCTTCATACATATTTGCTTATCTAGACAGAACCAGCTTCATTTGAAGTCTGAAGTGAGACAAAATGACAAATTCACTCGTTCTCTACTGCTTTTTTATTGTCTATTTGATTTACTCGATAAACCGCTCGATAATCATTCATCTGATACCAATTCGCCTGATATCTTATTGAATGGCTAGTGGATAACTACATTTATAAATCGACAAccgataagccgaaccgttaagcgAAAATAACCGCCTGATCCGCCAGATAAGCACCCCTACTTTTGTGTGACACGGGACAAGGCCTTGACCAAATGGGTACTCATTGTTATACTCCCTTAGTTTCAAAAAAATTGgcattattttcttattagtcagTTTCGAGAAGATTGACACATTCTTATATTTCCTTAAAGGGACGTATTAATAGCCACACAGATGTTATGACTTATTTAAAACCACGCGTTTTAAAAactttatagccacacaaatggtATAACATATATAAGATCacaagttttttaaaaaaatctttttaTTAAACTTTGTGTCAAGTTAAATTAGGACAGACAAATTGAAATGGGG
This region of Nicotiana tomentosiformis chromosome 4, ASM39032v3, whole genome shotgun sequence genomic DNA includes:
- the LOC104084689 gene encoding transcription termination factor MTERF5, chloroplastic isoform X2, whose product is MIAIQLCESVVDFFKSIGFTDAQIQSAVRNVPQILLADVEKTLKPKIQLLQELGITGSDLGRLISTKAIILTRSVEKILKPCIEVLDKVLINGTDNGDWFRVLRRCDWVVHKSPHLRLIPNISYLESIGIVESQLSSLLKRQPHLFALPESELKKLVAKLIDIGFSTDSRMLVHGLHTLGCISHESFSRKLLLLQSSGFSINECMEMFRRAPSLFRSSEEKIRLGLVFFLETMKLKKSTLVQHPTLLMFSMEDRVIPRYEVIQLIKSKKLAKKEPSFYYVMCLSEHVFLEKYILRFTENAEELLMAYKGHILDLGED
- the LOC104084689 gene encoding transcription termination factor MTERF5, chloroplastic isoform X1; this translates as MIAIQLCCRSLSIHSHHLHSLPAGPFSSFRFSLSSLSRVVTKKSAQNANRENPVLLNYLINTLDFPKSKALAVSNRYPWVKNVEKAESVVDFFKSIGFTDAQIQSAVRNVPQILLADVEKTLKPKIQLLQELGITGSDLGRLISTKAIILTRSVEKILKPCIEVLDKVLINGTDNGDWFRVLRRCDWVVHKSPHLRLIPNISYLESIGIVESQLSSLLKRQPHLFALPESELKKLVAKLIDIGFSTDSRMLVHGLHTLGCISHESFSRKLLLLQSSGFSINECMEMFRRAPSLFRSSEEKIRLGLVFFLETMKLKKSTLVQHPTLLMFSMEDRVIPRYEVIQLIKSKKLAKKEPSFYYVMCLSEHVFLEKYILRFTENAEELLMAYKGHILDLGED